Genomic DNA from Solanum dulcamara chromosome 4, daSolDulc1.2, whole genome shotgun sequence:
CCAAGACCAATAATTCCAGTTGTCTCAACATCACGTATACTGATATTATTTCTCCTTCCACAACCAAAAGTTATGTTGGGGAAGGACAATCTCATTCGACGAGTAATATTCGTTGCATCGTCGAATGTGAATGTATCACTCGCTAGATCACCAAAACTGAACGATTGATCGTTATACCCTGCATAATATGAACACGTCTTTTTTTTGCTATCGCAAGTGCTTCCAGGAAGATTCTTGCATCTAGTAGAGTTACAAGAAATTAGTCTATAAGTAGACGAATTTTTTGGATTAAAAATTGGACTTTCTTGTTTGTAGCAATGGATACAAGGTTGGCATTGTATCCATATAAGATCACTACCAGTGTCAACCACAGCTAGTTTGGCACTTGGTTTCGTACCAATTGAAATTTTTGTGAGATATACTCCGTTTATATCAGGAATTATAGAGGTTGATAATTGAGAATTTGACCATAAGAAACTTGCTCGATTGATGGAATGTTGTAACGCGTTGTACATTAGTTGCCTTTGATTTAAGGCAGGGTTATAGAATGGTGATTTTGGTGAGTCGCGATGAATGAGTTCAATGCTAAAACCATCATTTTTGGATTGCACAAAATAAGAGAGACTTGATGTTGCAAGATAGAGTAAGATGAAATAATGGAGATTCATGATTTGTTTTTCTGTGATGGAGTTTCAAAAATCTCACAggtttaatttgtatatatatatatgaagaaatTAAAAGTGTAGATACAATTCCTGTGAATTATTAATTATGCTCTAGTCCAACATCAATTAAGTTTTCCTTCGtagttaattttaaatatttatgttgACTCGTCTTAGTTTCAATTATTGCATGGATTACTTCATATTGAAAAAAGCATCTAATGGAAAATTTCATAAATCTATGAAATTTGATAATCTTATCCTCATAATAATAAGGTGAGCTATCCCATCTTATTGTTGTTTGAAAAAAAGGCCCAActtagaaactctattttttaaCTTGGTTAAAATGTaagaatatatatttaaaatagttttcaattttttcatgttcgattggttaaaatattttaaaatttcttttttaagaaaataagttttttttaaaaaaaaatgacacgAGGGGCTGCTCACTCTCTCCACCTTCATTCCTGAGAATTGAGATTGTGAGTTCAAAGTTAcggaagaatttttttttttaaaaaaagtgagaGCTCCTTGGAAGGATAAAAAGCAAATCACAAGACTTATGATTGATTTTTTGGGAATCAAATCCATATACATTTAGTGTTACAATCAATTCCACTGGAATGCATgataaatcaaattcaaattcaaattctgttaTTGGTGTTCAAGATTCCAATCCGTTTTGTGGTTTCATTTTATAAATGATTGTACCCCCatcaatcaaataattcaatgTAAACAATATTTGTAACATGCCACTTTATTACGGTGATTATATCTCTAATGGATCTTAATTGTTTTCtagtatatatttaaaatctaCTTAAAATAGTCAGCTCCAGATTATATGAAACCATTACGTTTCATGTCTAAATGTGAATTTCTTGCCTTGACATCAGTTTTTTTTGTATGATGAATGTTTTATTTTGCCAATTTAAATGTATACAAGTGTAATAGTAGAAATTAAATGTggaatgaaaaaattaattagttttgggaaattctatgaaaatatgagttttaggaggtttttgagtttaaagGCTTAAAAGTGTTCAAAAATGGTATTTAGGACCAATCGGAGCTACAGATttcggaatggaattctgtcGATTTCAGCGGCTCCGGAATGTGGACTTTGGTCTAGGAGAGCTTATGAAATCAAAATTAGAGTTGTaatgaagatttgaggtcttgagttgagaatttgatgaattttaggtcaaggtttgactttagtcaatttttggagtttcgatgctcggaataGAATTTCGACGACTCCATTGGATTCGGGGATGATATTAGGTCTAGCGGTGCTCAGGgttgaatttttggaggtccTAAGTTCGTGTTGGGGATTTGAGGTTCAAAGTTAGTTTGGTTGCGACTTATTGgatttcgggtcaaggagacctcgaatttgaattctgatggttttaTTGAGTTCGGAATTTCAAAATTAGCATGGTAGCATATAAGGTTTGATTGTACGGGATTCTGAACGAATCCCAAGGATCGATTCGAAGACTTGGTGAAATTTTCAATGTGCTGTGTTCTGGTGTGGTGGCGATCGCTAGAGACCCATCGCTTTCGTGATATCCACTTTAGTGAAGGCTAtcacgctccgagagggtaccctaggcgtggccggcactcagaaaccatttctggctttcgagagaaccacttggtctcatttcttatttattcatcagcggaagacttaagaatactaatgtgggcttgtcataatcaaaggaaaaatagataattcttataagaagtagtttctaaggagaactactccgattacatcatcagactctgtctatgaagcctctaatactcttagatggtgccaatgacatgtccatggctacctcaaaagaaacatcacactcaacaataataaaaggataaggagttccttcgaatacaagaaggactcaccaaatagctgaaaagaaatgatcttcaacgatgcgcctgttgaggatctctaacacctatatctgcatcataaaataatgcaggtcgaatgacgtcagtacgtggaatgtacgagtatgtaaaatggcagaaaggtaaggacagatatcaagaaactcctctcaagaaaactcagctcagaactcaacatcatctcaacatgaatatgtaatacaagtttaaaatataataataaaaataatagtaataagcaatgcttactcagttgggagtttctctaaccgacaaccatcacttatgagttagcgatgatacaacgaagcgatgtcgttgccacatccatccaataccttgccagggtaaaggacatcaccatcttggatccactcatcaaagtcctctttttgggacttaagaggcatagcctccatcctacgccggctacgtagttctggggtttgagtcaattaaactcttacccaactcggtgctcaatactactcccaaaatatgtgctcatattaaactcatcatctagtctcattggactttaatttaaatcatcaaactcatctcatttcatgttcatcaatcattatacttccaaaaacatcatttacatctcatcaaaacatctttctcaaaatatcattttttcaaattcattcaaattcaactcttttgctctttcaaaactcaataaaataaatatatagtattaattcatataactttctttttatcaatgaaaataataaaaagccaacatctttactcaaaacatgtgtaaaaatattcatgaacatcaaatcaattaagattCATGGGAATTttagccatgaataataattccaataatatgagagataataataataataataatattaatgcataaatatatcaaactcaatagaagaagaattatttcatctagaattcaagatttggataaaactcaactataactcaattataatgaatttaaatattgggcgcatggacgaactcaatccaatgctatgaaagccttgcataccttaaatccgaaggtttactccgaattggaacactcttggactcctagccttttcttctcgtcggagcgttttgtgtactacccggagtataagaatcaccggagtagtatttttatactactaaaactaaaactatatttgagaagaagtatatagagagaacaaatgcttaagaaagcttgatgaataaaatgaggaaataaggtgggtatttataggtgggaaagagggacctaacattaaataaaataattataaagaaaatctgaaaatttaatggaatatattgatgtcatagatgatgttaaatgaaagacaatttatgtcatgaatgatgtcaaatgtatctagatctttccatggtaggtaagatgagttctttttaacagaatactcttttttggagctgcgtttgaataagataaattccttattaggatttggtatcttcataagaattgtagatatggaagtctagtttcatataatttaagaatcaaccaatttggagcaacctacagtgagatatgaattttcttctataaacactcaattccgtcacagcactatatcttgcaaagattaatttatttgatctacttatactctgaatcttaagatatgttgttcataaaagttgtaggtaatgatgttatggttactcagaaatttgaatcacctaatttgaaccgatctatgaaaagttatgcccaaaatacagaggctatattattttcgtcgagaattgaaataccgacatacaacattttaggggttgttacaaagGCCTTCGCTTTTACGAAGGGGGAATATTTTTTCAGGTGTCGCTTTTGCGATAATCGCGGTAGCAACCTGGTGTCCACGATCGCGACAACTGACTGTCTGTCATAGGTAGAATTTTGGgtcttttctccatttttttgaAATCTTGAGCTTGGTAAGAACGATTTGAGGAGGTTTTTCTTGGAATTCATTGGGTTAGTGTTTTTGACTTAAATCCTTCAATACCCAGCtattatttgatgattttaacttgaATTCATGATTTTACGACTTCAAATTTGGGGGGTTTCACTTGAATCAATATTTTTACAAAGATCGAGTTGTGAACTGATTTCTACCTCCAATTTTGAAACGGTTTTCGCCAATATATTCCTAATATTTAAAGGaaatttttcatataaaaattttcagatttgGTCTTCATTTTCGAAATCTGGTTTTTTGGTCTGTTTCGGTCCGGATTTTAAAAActatgattttgatgtcattggCTCCGTAATTTCATTGGAAATTCATATCTGATTATACTCTTACAATTTGGAGCATCAATGGAAAGAAAAGATTCAAGTTCCGAACTAATTGGGGGCGATATCGAAGCAAGTGAAACTCTAAATCTTAGTAGGCTTTTTAGAATGCATATTCTTGTAACGTGCTATGTGATTTAATTGAATTGGGTATTGGGATGATCACCAATCATGAAAACACTTGTAATTGAGCATTCAAAGATATATAGAGGGAAAATTAACCTAATAAATCGAGTTATTTGAACCATTTGACATGGTTCACTCATTGTGAAGTTTTCATTGTGATAATTGTGATAGAATTGCATATGATATTGGACTTCATTCTTCCCATCGATTGCATGAATATTCTCATTTGTATTTGGGTTGATGTATATTATTGAGGTCCTAATTGATGAATTCACCGATGTGAAATGGTTCCAGCTAAGTGATAATGAAAGAGGAAAACAAAGAGGATTCGAGGGACGTGCCACACACCGTGGTTGTTACTATTATTGCATCGTAGGGCATGTCACATATTGTGGTTGTTATATTGTTGCATTGAGGGACGTGCCACACGTCGtggttgttatatttttagatacGTGGGACGTGCCACGTGTTGTGGTTGTTATTTTAGCATCACATTGGGCATTCATCACATTGCATTGTATTTCATTTACTTGACTATATAAGTATTTGCCCTTCCTATTTGAGCTGTTGAGACTGAAATATCTGCGATATTGATACTATCTATTGAGTTGTGGAAACATACCTGACTTACGCGTTACATGAGTTATATCTGCATATAGAAACTGTTAGATTGGGCTATTCTGCTTGCATGTTATAGTTACGGAGGTTCGAATGTGGTATCGGGAGTACCTGTTCTACTTAGCTTTATACACGTTTACTATATTACTtattgagtaccgtgttgtttggtactcaccccttgcaaTCTACACCTGTGTAGATTCAGAGGCCAGACCGTGATTCAGATTTCACCTTCCTTCATCCGCGGTTTTTGGAGTTACTTGAGATGTAGCTGTTGACGCCGGTGATCTCGCTCGTTCCTTTTTACATGCCTTGTTTCATTTGAGAGACAAAcgcattttgagacttatatttactttatttctacTATAATAGagacttgtacatgtgacaaccagtccttTGGGATTTTATAGATGATTAAGACTTCCGCATTTTCGTATATCTATCTACTTATATTGTTTACACTTTATTTCTGCTTTAATTTGGGCTAATTTGTCTAGGTGGGTTGAGACGAGTGTCTTCACACCCgaattcggatcgtgacaaatatAGAGATGACAATTATTGAAAATTTCCACATATTCAGACTATATATTGATCTgttatttttgaatattgtgTGTAGTTCTTGATATATAGTAATCATGTATTCCCACTTATAGTTTGAATTGcacattaattatacataatcaacaattgataattttttatctttttctttcaGTCATGTTTAGAGGTGTGCATCGGTCGATTTAGTtcaattttatgtattatcgattcggtttattgattttaaatttttaaataaactaaatcaataacaaaccaataagatattttttatcgtTTTTTGGTTTATAGGTTTTATGTCGTTAATGATTCAATTTTCGATTtacccaataagaaaatgctcataaaatagatATATGACTTCTCACTTCTCTAACAATTTAGCGTGATACAATGAAACAAGAAAAATCAGCTGTAAGTATGTAAATGCTTTGATATACTTAAACAAAAAAGATAATGAAAAATTGCATTAATAAGAGTAGATGTAGTACGAAGGATACAATTACGTTTTACAACCAAAAAATAATATGGAATTTTTGATGTTAATTAAATTACAGACGTTTACGAACTTGCAAAGCTACAATTACAAAgtaaaattaaaactaaaaccAAGCAATCTTGAACAATCTTAGTTCTTACTTTAATCTTTAGGTTTTGAGTAAAGACTAAAGCGGTCTAGTGTGAAGTAGAAGTACTGTGAAAATTGTAGCGTACTGATATAGTGTCTagttatattaaattattactaatatttaatatttatgaaggGGAAAGTAGTACATTACTACcgtcttaatgggttatcgatTTACTCAATAACTCAATACTAAAAATcgataacccaataattttttttataaaatcattaaaaacccGTTAACCCAATATCCCAATAGCAATAACCCAAAAgcattttttttggttgtttggTTTTTGCACACCCCTAGTCATGTTTGCGGAAAAAGAATGTGACGTAGCAATTATAGTTGTTGTCAGTACACTGTGGCAACATGATTAATGAGAACTAAGGGGAGAGAAACATCAATAATTGTAGAACTCGCAAAGTACAATTACTAATATTCAAGGTAACTCACAAACTCAATTTGTGACTTTAACGGCATGTTTGACCATGCGATATGAAATTATGagatgaagttgaaattttatttgacATACAATTTGGACTTTTTATGTTGTATTTTTtctcataaacataaaaatccATAAGCCGTAAAACTATTAAAATTGTCTCAATTCtttatacaatcttaccaaaTAAGCAAAAGTTTATAAAATTGCATAATGCACTGTCACAAGGCTATTCTAAAAAATACAACATCTATTGATcaacttttaattaaataaaaaaaattgaacataaGTTATAGTGTACTAGTCTTTAATATAATTCTCCCACAAAATATGGACAATCTCCTCACGCTGAACTTGCATTTATCGATCATATATATGACAGAGAAGATGATCATAAGACCGAGAAGTCCTTAATATATCTCATTTCTCGATCATTTGAATGAAGTAGTAATAAATTTAGTTAGTcaataaatttgataaaaaaataatgaatttggtGAATATAAATGGTAAAGTAGGAATTGATTTGAAAtaatgataaattttatgttgatgataataatCGAGATATAAATAGTTTTAAAAGTAATGATATGGATTATAAATGTATTTAATTATGAAGGAAATAGTTAGTAGATATAAATGTggttttttttacaaaatataaacttgtgggtcaatttttgtatttgaaaaatctcaaatcacgatttgaaattttcaaatcatgctttttggagaatttggaattttatctcattatatgaaatcatgagatgaaatcaacgTGAAATTGCATGTACAAACGctgatttcatctcatgatttcatATCGCGATATGAAATTGCATGTCCAAATGTCTACTTAATATTCTTCCAGACTTCAGAGATTCATAAAACTTATAAAGAAATGAGATTCATAAAGAAATATTTTGCCAGTAAaacttatataataataatatttttaaaaattattattattatctaatCTTTGAATGAATATACAAAACTGGCATAGTCTAACTTCATTAAGtttgaaattgagaaaattgTAGGTCTTCCCTAAAATAAAGTTTTTTCTCTTAGTTGATTCCTTACCTAAACTCAAATACTATGCTTCTATTTTAATGTATATTTCTATTTTACATAATTTACACTTCTTGGACAACAATTCATTATTAgtctatatatttattattaattaatgtaaAATACACGTGCAAAACATGTACACTTAACTACTAATTAGAAAGACTTACAaagaaaaattttgaaaaaaaatatatagctGGAGGCCAATTAAAAATGGTAAACATATGTTGTATAATTACTAATTCAGGGGCgaatttatatacaaattttGGATAACGGGAACCCGTGGTCATTTTGATATATTACTTGTATAATTCTTAAAGAATATATTAATATTAGCGAAAGGAACCATGCTCAAAGTGATGATATGGTTCATTGATTTAAGGGCTTGTTTTCAACATCATGGTCTCTAGTTCAAACCTAGCCAACAGCATTGTTTGCTCATAAATtgttatttttgtacaaaaaagATAAGACCTAGTCAACATCATAATTCAcccattaatttttatttttgttaaaaaaggTCAGTAGGCTCTGATGGAAATTTCTATTTATAAAAAGTCACGTAGAGGTATATTAtatctctttcacataaattattttttgacttatttaattatcgttatttgagtttcttattcttatttcattttttttcctttcattctttattgtaaaattaagagaaataaaaaaaagtgtaaatcgaaaaagagaaagagtaagaaaaaaaattaaaataatatttttttgcgGCTATATTatagtttaaatatttttttgcgGCTATATTatagtttaaatatttttttccggctatattgtaatttagtttttatatctataaaaaaaagttgGGGCATTTATAGTAAGTTTTTACAATAAaattagtaaaataaataaatttgaccatcaaaataataaattcatagttgataaatcaaaaaaagtctaagaaaaaaatatgtgaaaaagatcaaatatatccctacatgaattatttttattaatattattttttgcgCTTACGTTAGAGGAAAAGAGTATATGTGATTCATATGTGTAACAATAGGAGTATGTATAAATCACTTTCATAACGAGAAGTATATCAACTCCAAATGACAAAGTTAAGGGATATATCATGccttttttctataattttagatcttatatttaaaataatgatGCACTAGTCTTATTGATATTCTAAATTTGCCTCTAATTACTATGCACaactataatttaaaacaattacAATTTACAACTATAATTTCAATTTAATAGCCAATTTAATGTTGGTTCATGTATTTTTCCATGTATATGGAAAAAAGAACCGTATCCTGAACTGATTTTATGCCTTTTATACATCCACTTTTTACCGATAAGAAGTAATCGTTAACGATCCAAGGGCTCTGCTATAGTGTCCGTTGCATGTTCTCCTCTTTATAGTCATGTCCTAAATCAATTAAAGTGATTTCTTTCGTGACCCTCCACAATAAGGCCAATTTCTTATTTGAAATATTGATGTCTAACTTTTTCACCCATTAATTTGATGATAATGGACTCTAATACTAAAAAATGATTGGATGAGTCATTTTAGTACTGTTATAAAGATGGATGTTATTGTTATAGGTAAAAAAAactattataaaaaattaaaattaatataaatattcaattccaaaaaaaatactttattaaGTTAAGTTTTTATAGAAAAGTCTTACGGTAATTATGAGAAAGAATTTTTCAACCAAATACGCAACATCACTATTGAATTGGATTATCCTAATGCTTTCAAGTCTTGCTATATGTACCATTTTTAGTGTATGTCCTTACattttaatcaaattaaaacaaagTTTATAAATCCGACTTTTTTCCCCAACACCAATAACAtggggaaaaaaaattaaagtaagaTCCAACCATGCATAGTTAAATAAATATTTCCTTAGGAAGTTTGAACTTTTAGataattctttcttttcttctaaatttgtgaaattttgATTCTTAGTTATTGTATTTTTTGTGAAAATCAGTTTTtgtatttcaagttaatttatttgttgcatattcatttttttattttgattttttttatctttaacAATTGATAGGTCAGTCTCTTAATTAATGACCAAACAAAAAAGTATTAACATTagacaattttatttatttataatttagttaatttatattttacaatATCATAGGTTGATTTAATTAGCTTTTTTTGAATTTACTCCTACAaatattagatattttttattttcttactttacatgttttttttaataaaaaaaactattcaaataaaaaaaactgaTATACCTAAGTTGCAAAAAGagaaaagtatttaaaatatttatgaatgaaataaaattttactAAAATTATGGAATTTGCCAAAACAATcgaaaacaaatatatgaaaaatctACCATCCTAACCATGATTAtaactttattttaattaattaaatctcAATCATTCATATTTAACCATGACACATGTCTTTCATCCGAGTAAGAACTTGGGGAAAATGGAGAAAAAGGAAATGGAGAGGAGCTCCCTCCGTGAAAAGAATAGTTATAGTAGAAAAATGACTACAAAAAATGATCCATGTTCAAATGGATGGAGAAGTAACTTTGTCACTATTAGAAATAAGCTATTTTCCGACTAAAACTGCCGATTAAAAATGTGCAGTCAGTATTCTAGATATATTTTTGACTACTGTAATttgcaaattaaaatttatatttttctattttttaaactttACTCGACCGTAATTTTGACTACTGAAGTCGTAAAGTTTTGTGAAATGAAGTCAACAAAATAATTGACCAGTTATTGATTACAGTAATCGAAaacttattaaaataattttaaaaatattattaaatggTGACTATTGCAGTCGGCCATTTTACagtattttttagttaaaaattaattttattttctgacTATCgtaattgttgttatttttaaatcACTGACATCTTTTATTAGAAAATGTAAGTGCAAAAACTAGTCTTTCATCCAAGTTGCTGTcatctcttctctctctctctctctttagggTTTTTCATTAGTAGATGAAGAAATACAGGTTCACTAAATTGGCAGAAGAGGAAATACAAGTTCACTAATTTGGCAGAGGATTTTGGTACTATAaaatttctcctttctttttaggattttaattttaatgattttgagTGTGTAGGGTTTAAATTTCAATTCCGTTAAGGTACTGTAaaatttctcctttcctttaaGTCATATATAGTAGATTTGTCTACAATTACGGTACTTCTTCCCTTTTAGAAATTGGAATAGCTAGCAATGTTGAAAAAAGGGAAAACAACGTTCAATCGAGTGTTAGACTGCTCCATGAACTTTGCACTTATTTGATTTAGATTCTAGGAATTGAATGATATAAGAGTGAAATTCTATGTGTTTCCTTAATTTCCACTCATAGTCACATAATTTGAGAAATAAGGATAGTTACTATTTGTGTCATTTTCATTAAGCAACCCTCTATGTTAATAATTTAGAGAGAATCGAGGTTTTTGTACAATACACCTAAAATCGCAACACTATTGCTTGTTTTCTAGTATAAGATGAGATACTCCGATAGGATTGTATGAATAAGTTAGCAGCTTTTTCTATTTGGATTATGTTGCACTATTCGAATTCAAGCATAATAAAGTTATCTACATCCAACAATCTAGATATTACTGTATGTTTGATTATACCCTCTAAAATTAGTGACATTTACAAATAGAAGAGAGgaggaatttttgaattttaacttGGGAGAAGAAGTATAAGAAAGACAATATTGATACAGAAACTCTGTGGGAGCTAGATAGGCTTGTGACAAATTACAAGAAGAGTAGCAACATCAAGAAAAGACTTGGAGTTGCTCTTCAAGCCAGAGCAAGAGCTACTCAA
This window encodes:
- the LOC129885130 gene encoding aspartic proteinase CDR1-like, whose amino-acid sequence is MNLHYFILLYLATSSLSYFVQSKNDGFSIELIHRDSPKSPFYNPALNQRQLMYNALQHSINRASFLWSNSQLSTSIIPDINGVYLTKISIGTKPSAKLAVVDTGSDLIWIQCQPCIHCYKQESPIFNPKNSSTYRLISCNSTRCKNLPGSTCDSKKKTCSYYAGYNDQSFSFGDLASDTFTFDDATNITRRMRLSFPNITFGCGRRNNISIRDVETTGIIGLGASPYSLVSQINLTFGHKFSYCLVPFFQLNVSSRLSFGEKALISSSKHMVTTPLFLKPPKVYYFLKLLGISIGNKIIRFHNTSKNVHDGGKIAIDSGTTITFLPKYMYSEMKTIMKGEIKLKPLRSNTTRFFHLCYRGLRVSDVPLVTFEFQNAKLELEAINSFVNIGYDVICLAFAPTKHLPIFGNIAQTNFFVAYDLDKKTVSFKPQNCAKL